A single Choristoneura fumiferana chromosome 9, NRCan_CFum_1, whole genome shotgun sequence DNA region contains:
- the LOC141431359 gene encoding uncharacterized protein: MEKLRFEFVVKSGEDPKTNVICMASITDADKRVFLIPEKLQPVRLHDTILATQGFQKVRNTLQRRHDKRQVWISVTPEISESYMDEDGNMQFQGYLLEEITPETREQTPAAGISGETLTKILENISGIKDVSKPQNIRSLTEKFVIEKFGRKTSNVCQWIVTFETECTRLGIDEDSKRIEALRLFLEDSCLDWYSSMLIKYTVNSEWSMWTKIFCETYADKGWSPIRYAMSFRYIQGSLLEYALKKERLLLEINKTMDKPTLIDLIATGLPNFVADKIDRKNLKAAEDLFNNLRGLEHLVGKKIPEKKIVVFENKTKEKNEKYRPCRICEKENKTNRYHPESLCWFRNKNSDGIKRDQIRTVNNSQLETELNEIDPKN; the protein is encoded by the coding sequence ATGGAGAAATTAAGGTTTGAATTCGTAGTTAAATCGGGTGAAGATCCGAAAACAAATGTAATCTGCATGGCTTCAATTACGGATGCTGATAAACGTGTctttttaatcccggaaaaattacAACCGGTAAGACTACATGATACGATTTTAGCAACACAAGGTTTCCAAAAAGTAAGAAACACTTTGCAAAGAAGACACGACAAGAGGCAAGTGTGGATTTCAGTGACACCAGAAATAAGCGAGAGTTACATGGATGAAGATGGAAATATGCAATTTCAGGGATATCTGTTGGAGGAGATTACACCAGAAACTCGGGAACAGACTCCGGCGGCTGGGATTTCAGGAGAGACATTGAcaaaaattttggaaaatatttcCGGAATTAAAGATGTGTCAAAGCCTCAGAATATAAGAAGTCTGACTGAGAAATTCGTCATAGAAAAATTCGGCAGAAAAACGTCAAATGTGTGTCAATGGATAGTAACTTTTGAAACTGAATGTACCCGATTAGGAATAGACGAAGATTCGAAGAGGATTGAAGCTCTTAGGTTATTTTTAGAGGACTCGTGTCTTGACTGGTATAGTTCAATGCTTATAAAATATACAGTCAACTCGGAATGGTCGATGtggacaaaaatattttgcgaaactTATGCGGACAAAGGTTGGTCGCCAATCAGGTATGCTATGTCATTCAGATATATACAGGGATCGTTACTAGAATACGCGTTAAAAAAAGAACGTCTTTTATtagagataaataaaactatggACAAACCGACTCTGATAGATCTTATAGCTACAGGGTTGCCAAATTTTGTAGCTGACAAAATTGACAGGAAAAACTTGAAAGCAGCCgaagatttatttaataatctcAGAGGTTTAGAACATTTGGTAGGTAAAAAGATTCCGGAAAAGAAAATTGTTgtctttgaaaataaaactaaagaaaaaaacgaaaaataccgGCCCTGCAGAATTTGtgaaaaggaaaacaaaacaaatcggTACCACCCTGAATCTTTGTGTTGGTTCAGGAACAAAAATAGTGACGGCATTAAACGAGATCAAATAAGAACTGTTAATAATTCTCAATTGGAGACAGAATTAAATGAAATAGATCCAAAAAACTAG